One genomic window of Candidatus Nitrospira inopinata includes the following:
- a CDS encoding citrate synthase: MPHDFMPGLAGVPAATSSISDVDGQRGVLEYRGIRVEELCAKSSYLETAYLLLFGRLPTRAELHRWTADVTHHRRVKFRIVDLLKCLPEQGHPMDALQAAVAALGMFYPGRNVKDADNNYWSAVRLVAKLPTIVAAWARIRRGDDPIPPRDDLGFSENFLYMLTETAPPPLWSEVFDDCLILHAEHTMNASTFAGLVTASTLADPYTVVASSIGALKGPLHGGANEEVVQMLIEIGSPDRARTYVEEKLRAKQKLMGFGHRVYKVKDPRATVLQELCRRLFTESGPSPFYNIALEVERAAGERLGDKGVYPNVDFYSGIIYDKMGIEMDLFTPIFAMARVAGWLAHWLEQLGENKLFRPDQIYSGEHNRPYVPIDQR, from the coding sequence ATGCCACATGATTTCATGCCCGGATTGGCCGGAGTTCCCGCCGCCACGTCTTCAATCAGCGATGTCGACGGCCAACGCGGGGTGCTCGAGTATCGCGGAATCAGGGTAGAGGAGCTCTGTGCGAAATCTTCTTATCTCGAGACCGCGTATCTGCTGTTGTTCGGCCGTCTTCCGACAAGGGCGGAGCTTCATCGGTGGACGGCCGACGTGACGCATCATCGGCGCGTGAAATTTCGCATCGTGGACCTGCTCAAGTGTCTGCCCGAACAGGGGCATCCCATGGACGCGTTGCAGGCGGCGGTTGCGGCGCTGGGCATGTTCTATCCAGGGCGAAACGTCAAGGATGCCGACAACAACTATTGGTCGGCGGTGCGGTTGGTCGCCAAGCTTCCGACGATCGTGGCGGCATGGGCGCGTATTCGTCGTGGCGACGATCCGATCCCTCCGCGCGATGATCTCGGATTCTCCGAAAACTTTCTGTACATGCTGACGGAAACGGCGCCGCCGCCTTTGTGGAGCGAGGTGTTCGACGACTGTTTGATCCTGCACGCCGAACATACGATGAACGCGTCCACGTTCGCCGGTCTGGTGACGGCCTCGACGCTCGCCGATCCTTACACGGTCGTCGCGTCGTCGATCGGTGCCTTAAAGGGCCCCTTGCACGGAGGGGCCAACGAAGAAGTGGTTCAGATGCTGATCGAGATCGGCTCGCCGGATCGCGCCAGAACGTACGTGGAGGAAAAGCTGCGCGCCAAGCAAAAACTGATGGGGTTCGGTCATCGCGTGTACAAGGTCAAGGATCCGCGCGCGACGGTGCTCCAGGAATTGTGTCGGCGTCTGTTCACCGAGAGCGGCCCGTCTCCTTTCTATAACATTGCGTTGGAGGTTGAGCGGGCGGCCGGAGAGCGGCTCGGTGACAAGGGCGTCTATCCCAACGTCGATTTTTATTCGGGTATCATTTACGACAAAATGGGCATAGAGATGGATCTCTTTACGCCGATTTTTGCCATGGCGCGTGTGGCGGGTTGGTTGGCCCATTGGTTGGAGCAGCTGGGTGAAAACAAGCTGTTTCGCCCCGATCAAATTTATTCCGGCGAGCACAATCGACCATATGTGCCGATCGATCAACGATGA
- a CDS encoding TrmH family RNA methyltransferase, with amino-acid sequence MIRRLLRDGKTRAREGAFVVEGAKSCEEAIRHRPQTVVSLILSPQYLHMEDDVGRTARVGLTVPQFVCSDATFATLSDVPAPQGIMAVICQPRWDETRVLEQPKLMGIFGDRLQDPANVGAIIRTAAALDLTGVWLSPDSADPFGPKAVRAASGAVLSLPVFREADIRDLARHRCSIYSALVPSPDTVSLRSLRAVPSRLMIAVGNEGEGLAQDIVRLSTVKFTIPLSKGVESLNVAATAAIAAFYLSTLQANI; translated from the coding sequence TTGATTCGGCGACTGCTCCGTGATGGCAAAACACGCGCAAGGGAAGGCGCCTTCGTAGTGGAAGGGGCCAAATCCTGCGAAGAAGCGATACGCCATCGTCCCCAAACGGTCGTAAGCCTGATTCTGTCGCCGCAGTATTTGCACATGGAAGACGATGTGGGACGAACGGCACGAGTCGGGCTGACGGTCCCCCAGTTCGTCTGTTCTGACGCGACGTTCGCCACCCTGTCCGACGTGCCTGCGCCCCAAGGCATCATGGCCGTGATTTGCCAACCGCGATGGGATGAAACGCGGGTGCTGGAGCAACCGAAACTTATGGGAATCTTTGGGGACCGGCTTCAAGACCCGGCCAACGTCGGAGCTATCATTCGGACGGCCGCGGCGCTTGATCTGACGGGAGTGTGGTTGAGTCCGGATTCCGCGGATCCATTCGGTCCCAAAGCCGTTCGCGCGGCCTCCGGCGCGGTCTTGAGTCTCCCGGTTTTTCGAGAGGCGGACATCCGAGATTTGGCGAGGCATCGTTGCTCGATCTATTCCGCGTTGGTGCCGTCGCCGGACACTGTTTCTCTCCGAAGTCTCCGAGCCGTTCCCTCCCGTCTGATGATTGCCGTCGGCAACGAGGGGGAGGGGTTGGCGCAAGATATTGTCCGCCTTTCCACCGTCAAGTTCACCATTCCGCTCTCCAAAGGGGTTGAATCGCTGAACGTCGCCGCGACGGCGGCGATCGCGGCATTTTATCTGAGCACGCTTCAAGCCAACATATAA
- the rnd gene encoding ribonuclease D, whose amino-acid sequence MAIHPPYYIANAKALREFCERLQDSPRLALDTEFVGEDSFVPKLELIQVATDDVAAVIDFPAVQADNALDLFWEILCDPDIEKVVHAGRQDLDLFAVHAGRIPKPFFDTQIAAAMVGYGAQVAYASLVQRVHGAKLDKAHTFTNWSARPLSHDQLAYALDDVTYLLAIYDHLRARLSKFGRLEWAVEEFSRLESAVGDMRRDSHARYQRVRGWDTLKPKSAAVLRALAAWREDEAKRRNSPRSRVMRDEVLLQLARRPPSTVQELRSVRGMHESEVNRNGETLLAVIGAALALPSSEWPEVPRERKPEPESAGLLELLQAVLKARAAQEDIAPAMLGTTADLQALAEAKTNRATMDLPLLKGWRKSLVGDLLLDVLDGKLAVKTDPLTGVVSWVRISTENRG is encoded by the coding sequence ATGGCGATACACCCCCCCTATTACATTGCGAACGCCAAAGCGTTGCGCGAGTTCTGCGAGCGATTGCAGGACAGCCCCCGGCTCGCCCTTGATACCGAATTCGTCGGCGAAGACAGTTTCGTGCCCAAGCTCGAGCTGATTCAGGTCGCCACGGACGACGTCGCCGCGGTGATCGACTTTCCCGCCGTTCAAGCCGACAACGCGCTGGATCTCTTCTGGGAAATCCTCTGCGACCCGGACATTGAAAAGGTCGTGCACGCGGGCCGGCAGGATTTGGATCTGTTCGCGGTCCACGCCGGGCGCATCCCGAAGCCGTTTTTCGACACACAGATCGCCGCCGCGATGGTGGGGTACGGGGCGCAGGTCGCCTATGCCAGTCTTGTTCAGCGGGTTCACGGCGCCAAGCTGGACAAGGCGCACACGTTCACGAATTGGAGCGCCCGTCCTCTGTCCCATGATCAACTGGCCTATGCGCTCGACGACGTGACCTATCTGCTGGCGATCTATGATCATCTTCGCGCGCGGCTCTCCAAATTCGGCAGACTTGAGTGGGCCGTCGAAGAATTTTCCCGTCTGGAGTCGGCCGTCGGAGACATGCGGCGGGATTCTCACGCGCGCTATCAGCGGGTGCGGGGGTGGGACACCCTCAAGCCCAAGTCGGCGGCCGTGCTCCGGGCCTTGGCGGCTTGGCGGGAAGACGAGGCCAAACGCCGCAACAGCCCGAGAAGCCGGGTGATGCGGGACGAGGTCTTGCTTCAGTTGGCGCGGCGTCCCCCGAGCACGGTTCAGGAACTGCGGAGCGTCCGTGGCATGCACGAATCGGAAGTCAACCGAAACGGTGAGACGCTGTTGGCCGTCATCGGCGCGGCGTTGGCGCTGCCCTCTTCCGAGTGGCCTGAGGTCCCGAGAGAACGGAAGCCCGAGCCGGAATCAGCCGGGCTGTTGGAATTGCTGCAGGCGGTGCTCAAGGCCCGTGCCGCGCAGGAAGACATCGCTCCCGCCATGTTGGGAACGACGGCCGACTTGCAGGCTTTGGCCGAGGCAAAGACGAATCGCGCGACGATGGATCTTCCTCTGCTCAAGGGGTGGCGGAAATCGTTGGTCGGTGATCTGCTCCTTGATGTGTTGGATGGAAAGCTGGCCGTGAAGACCGATCCCCTTACCGGAGTGGTGTCTTGGGTCCGGATATCGACGGAGAACAGAGGGTGA
- a CDS encoding NAD-dependent malic enzyme, with protein MIDDDLSSNYRLTVRLELANQPGVFARVATLLAEEQANLGAVDLVSATKARLVRDVTFDVQNEAHGERVLNRLRLLPDVEVISASDRIFLLHLGGKIRVEGKVPVKTRHTLSMVYTPGVGRVAAAIAQDPAKAYVFTSKGNSVAVVTDGSAVLGLGNLGPEAALPVMEGKVMLFKELAGIDAWPLCLKTQDPDEIARIVEGIAPGFGAVNLEDISAPRCFEIERRLKQSLEIPVMHDDQHGTAVVVLAALTNALRVTGKRLEDVHIVVNGLGAAGMACCRMLLAAGVSHLVGCDKQGIILKGDAATLQGCRDDLAACLTPNSPQGSLRDALKGADVFIGVSAGNILSAEALDIMAPDRIVFAMANPDPEVPPELARSHCRIFATGRSDFPNQINNALAFPGIFRGALDVQAREINEAMKLAAAHAIAGAVPEGALGEEYIIPSLFDKTVVPRVARAVAIAARQTGVARRRAKIGDEPDSGTV; from the coding sequence GTGATCGACGACGATCTCTCCTCCAACTACCGCCTCACCGTCAGGCTGGAATTGGCCAACCAACCCGGTGTCTTTGCCCGAGTGGCGACGCTCTTGGCCGAGGAGCAAGCGAACCTGGGGGCCGTCGATCTCGTGTCGGCGACCAAAGCCCGCCTGGTTCGCGACGTCACCTTCGACGTGCAAAACGAGGCGCACGGCGAACGGGTGTTGAATCGGCTGCGTCTGTTGCCGGACGTCGAGGTGATCTCGGCGTCCGATCGTATTTTCTTGCTCCATCTCGGCGGAAAAATTCGGGTAGAGGGCAAGGTGCCCGTCAAAACCAGGCATACCCTTTCGATGGTGTACACGCCGGGAGTGGGCCGCGTCGCCGCCGCCATCGCGCAGGACCCGGCCAAGGCCTACGTCTTCACGAGCAAAGGCAACAGCGTGGCGGTCGTGACGGACGGCTCGGCGGTGTTGGGGCTGGGCAATCTCGGTCCGGAAGCGGCGCTCCCTGTGATGGAAGGCAAGGTGATGTTATTCAAGGAATTGGCCGGTATCGATGCCTGGCCCCTGTGTCTCAAGACGCAGGATCCGGACGAGATCGCCCGTATCGTGGAAGGCATCGCGCCCGGTTTCGGCGCCGTGAACTTGGAGGACATCAGCGCGCCCCGTTGTTTCGAGATCGAACGGCGGCTCAAGCAATCGCTTGAGATCCCGGTCATGCACGACGATCAACACGGCACGGCCGTTGTCGTGCTGGCGGCGTTGACCAACGCGTTGCGGGTGACAGGAAAACGATTGGAGGACGTGCACATCGTCGTGAACGGATTGGGGGCTGCCGGCATGGCCTGTTGCCGCATGTTGCTGGCGGCCGGCGTTTCGCATCTTGTGGGGTGCGACAAACAAGGAATTATTCTGAAGGGTGATGCCGCTACGTTGCAGGGGTGCCGGGACGACCTTGCCGCTTGTCTGACTCCGAACAGTCCCCAAGGGTCTTTGCGTGACGCGTTGAAGGGCGCCGATGTCTTTATCGGCGTATCAGCGGGAAATATCCTGAGCGCCGAGGCCCTTGACATCATGGCGCCGGATCGGATCGTGTTCGCCATGGCGAATCCCGATCCGGAGGTTCCACCCGAACTCGCCCGGTCGCATTGCCGTATTTTCGCCACCGGCCGATCCGACTTCCCCAATCAAATCAACAATGCGCTCGCCTTTCCCGGTATCTTCCGGGGAGCCCTCGACGTCCAAGCTCGCGAAATCAATGAAGCCATGAAGCTGGCTGCCGCCCATGCCATCGCCGGAGCCGTTCCCGAGGGGGCCCTGGGCGAGGAATACATCATCCCCAGCCTCTTTGACAAAACGGTCGTGCCAAGAGTGGCGCGCGCCGTGGCCATTGCCGCCAGACAGACGGGTGTTGCTAGGAGGCGCGCTAAGATCGGCGACGAGCCCGATTCCGGTACGGTGTAA
- a CDS encoding Hsp20/alpha crystallin family protein — translation MSLVRWDPFRELEDMSERLNRVFARPSVRATSTKEHLTVADWIPTVDISETDDEYLIKAELPEVKKEDVKVTVEDGVLTMHGERRQEKEEKGRKYHRVERSYGSFVRSFTLPESVDETGVKAEYKDGVLNLHLPKVEKVKPKAIEVKVG, via the coding sequence ATGTCACTCGTCCGCTGGGATCCGTTCCGTGAGTTGGAAGATATGTCAGAACGGCTGAACCGGGTGTTCGCCCGTCCGTCGGTTCGTGCAACGAGCACGAAGGAACATTTGACGGTCGCTGATTGGATACCGACCGTCGATATCAGCGAAACCGATGATGAGTACTTGATTAAGGCCGAGCTTCCCGAGGTCAAGAAGGAAGACGTCAAGGTCACGGTGGAAGACGGCGTGCTGACCATGCACGGGGAGCGGCGCCAAGAGAAAGAAGAAAAAGGCAGGAAATATCATCGAGTCGAGCGGTCGTACGGAAGTTTTGTGAGGAGCTTTACATTGCCTGAATCGGTTGATGAAACGGGTGTCAAGGCCGAGTACAAGGATGGTGTCTTGAATTTGCACCTTCCGAAAGTGGAGAAAGTCAAGCCCAAAGCCATCGAAGTGAAAGTGGGCTAG
- a CDS encoding J domain-containing protein, producing the protein MPFSMSKYLKFRQGMQNRIGSLRSKTEESLDVAVDVMMEERVDGFFRVEQGLEEIIRSLAEIEEELDAIRDLSGAMRLESRLEFVEDRWDEFDSEIRERPRRRRKRLNLADILKASSGNSGAVSDHSGGGIHTAMDAYAVMGLEFGSSLADVTAAFRTKAKQLHPDANNGDRSSEPELRRMLEAYQFLKEYLSLSNVDPLRPPDRPYNPSE; encoded by the coding sequence ATGCCGTTTTCAATGAGCAAATACCTTAAATTCCGTCAGGGGATGCAGAACCGGATCGGGTCGCTGCGCTCCAAGACGGAAGAAAGTTTGGACGTTGCCGTCGACGTCATGATGGAAGAGCGGGTCGATGGGTTTTTTCGGGTCGAGCAAGGGCTGGAGGAGATCATCCGATCCCTCGCCGAAATTGAAGAGGAGTTGGACGCGATCCGGGACCTGTCCGGAGCGATGCGTCTGGAGTCACGGCTGGAATTCGTTGAAGACCGCTGGGATGAGTTCGACAGTGAGATCAGGGAGCGACCCAGGCGACGGCGAAAAAGGCTCAACCTTGCCGATATTTTGAAAGCTTCAAGCGGAAACAGCGGAGCGGTCTCGGACCATTCCGGGGGCGGTATTCATACGGCCATGGACGCCTATGCCGTCATGGGGCTGGAATTCGGCAGTTCCCTCGCCGACGTGACGGCCGCGTTTCGAACGAAGGCGAAGCAGTTGCATCCCGACGCCAACAACGGCGATCGCAGCTCCGAGCCGGAGTTGCGCCGCATGCTGGAAGCGTATCAATTTTTGAAAGAGTATTTGAGTTTGAGCAACGTCGATCCTCTGCGTCCGCCCGATCGTCCCTACAATCCATCCGAATAA
- the arsC gene encoding arsenate reductase (glutaredoxin) (This arsenate reductase requires both glutathione and glutaredoxin to convert arsenate to arsenite, after which the efflux transporter formed by ArsA and ArsB can extrude the arsenite from the cell, providing resistance.), which yields MAKITIYHKPTCSTCREAIGLLKDSGESFTAINYYEQPFDKKRLKALLNKAGLSPKDVLRTKEDVYKELGLAKKTLTDDELIELMVKHPDLIQRPLVEKGDEAILARPAESIKKLL from the coding sequence ATGGCCAAGATCACCATTTATCACAAACCGACCTGCAGCACCTGCCGGGAAGCGATAGGGCTTCTCAAAGACAGCGGCGAATCCTTTACGGCGATCAACTACTACGAACAGCCGTTTGACAAAAAACGGCTCAAGGCCCTTCTCAACAAAGCGGGACTGTCTCCGAAGGACGTGCTGCGGACGAAAGAGGATGTGTACAAGGAGCTCGGATTGGCCAAGAAAACTCTCACGGACGATGAGTTGATCGAGCTGATGGTGAAGCACCCGGATTTGATCCAACGCCCGCTCGTCGAAAAAGGCGACGAGGCGATCCTCGCCAGGCCTGCTGAATCAATCAAGAAATTACTGTAA
- a CDS encoding TolC family protein: MLFFLSLLWFSCLPISLFSITEEESAAFAESPRVYTLDTIVDLALAKNPLVFSAEGQIEAQRGLQTAAGAYPNPTIAGLGGHGMLRDAGRAGLGSFSGRESLTEYNVTVGQPFEWPMMREARQRVADLGLSTANAGLMETQLNLRSQVKVAFYGLLLARQDAALARQNLGIVEGVERIVKARVKSGEAPQFELIKAEVEVLKARQQLARAENVVRINRVVMDTLTGGALGTEYDIEGDFMAFPSRLRVEELMNRMMERHPTIQRLMKSVEQSDWKIEFERQMRMPTVTVNGGFWREMDREAYQGGLSIPLPLWYRREGEIASSMGTKRREEAELLRVRNELTMAIHQHYQDARTTAELIEVFDKGLLKQAQEALRLAQFSFQQGASSLLEVLDAQRVQRQIQLDYAEARHNLSVSLAKLEQAVGGGF; this comes from the coding sequence ATGTTGTTCTTTTTATCGCTGCTGTGGTTTTCCTGTCTCCCGATCTCTTTGTTTTCCATCACAGAGGAGGAATCCGCGGCGTTTGCCGAATCTCCTCGCGTTTACACGTTGGATACCATCGTCGATCTGGCGTTGGCCAAGAACCCGCTGGTCTTTTCCGCCGAAGGCCAAATCGAAGCTCAGCGCGGTTTGCAGACGGCGGCCGGCGCCTATCCCAATCCGACGATCGCCGGTTTGGGCGGGCACGGCATGTTGCGAGACGCGGGTCGCGCCGGTCTCGGCTCATTCTCAGGTCGTGAGTCTCTGACCGAATACAACGTCACGGTCGGCCAACCCTTTGAGTGGCCCATGATGCGTGAGGCGCGCCAGCGCGTGGCGGACCTTGGGCTTTCGACGGCGAATGCCGGCCTCATGGAGACGCAACTGAATTTACGATCACAGGTCAAAGTGGCCTTCTACGGCCTCCTGCTGGCCCGACAGGACGCCGCGCTGGCCAGACAAAACCTGGGAATCGTCGAGGGAGTCGAACGGATCGTCAAAGCGAGGGTGAAATCGGGCGAGGCGCCGCAGTTTGAGTTGATCAAGGCCGAGGTCGAGGTTCTGAAAGCCCGACAACAGCTCGCGCGCGCGGAGAATGTCGTCCGGATCAACCGGGTGGTCATGGATACTCTGACGGGCGGGGCGTTGGGAACCGAGTACGACATCGAGGGGGACTTCATGGCGTTCCCTTCCCGCTTGCGCGTTGAAGAGTTGATGAACCGGATGATGGAGCGCCATCCCACCATCCAACGGCTGATGAAATCGGTCGAACAATCGGATTGGAAGATCGAGTTCGAGCGGCAAATGCGGATGCCGACCGTCACGGTCAACGGCGGCTTTTGGCGTGAAATGGACAGAGAAGCCTATCAAGGGGGACTGTCGATTCCATTGCCCTTGTGGTATCGCCGCGAGGGAGAGATCGCTTCGTCGATGGGAACGAAGCGCAGAGAAGAGGCGGAACTGCTGCGGGTGCGCAACGAGTTGACGATGGCGATCCACCAACATTACCAGGACGCCAGGACCACGGCCGAACTGATCGAGGTTTTCGACAAGGGATTGCTCAAACAAGCGCAGGAAGCGCTCCGGCTGGCTCAGTTCAGTTTTCAGCAGGGTGCCTCCAGCCTGCTCGAAGTGTTGGACGCGCAACGAGTGCAGCGACAAATTCAATTGGACTATGCCGAAGCGCGTCACAACCTCTCGGTTTCACTGGCCAAGCTGGAACAGGCCGTCGGGGGGGGATTTTGA